One Leuconostoc mesenteroides subsp. mesenteroides ATCC 8293 genomic window, TGCTGAAAATAACTTCTCATTAGACCGAGAAGATCTTATTGTGAAGGAAGCCTTTGCTAACGAAGGACCAACGCTTAAGCGTTTCCGCCCTCGTGCTAAAGGTTCTGCTTCACCTATTAACAAGCGTACAAGCCACCTAACAATTGTGGTTGCTGAGAAGGAGGCAAAGTAATGGGTCAAAAGATTAACCCTACTGGATTCCGTGTCGGCGTTATTCGCGACTGGGATGCAAAGTGGTTTGCTGACAAGGCTGACTATGCTAACCAACTTCACGAAGACTTGCGTATTCGTAAGTATATCGAGAAAAACTTAGCAGATGCCTCAGTTGATCGCATTGAAATTGAACGTACAACCAAGTCACGTGTTGACGTTTCTATCCAAACTGCCAAGCCAGGAATGGTTATTGGTAAGGGTGGTTCAGAAGTTGAAAAGCTTCGTACACAATTGGCAAAGTTGACAGACACAGATGAAAAAGGTCGCTCAAAGCGCGTCTTTATTAACATCGTAGAAATCAAAAAGCCGGATTTGAGTGCACATTTGGTTGGACAACAAATCGCTGGTGATTTGGAACGCCGTGTGGCTTTCCGTCGCGCCATGCGTGGTGCTATCCAACGTGCCACTCGTTCAGGTGCTAAGGGTATCAAGGTTATGGTTTCAGGTCGTTTGAATGGTGCTGATATTGCACGTATTGAACAATATACTGAAGGTACAGTGCCTTTGCATACTTTACGTGCCGATATCGATTACTCATGGGATGAAGCAATGACTGCTTATGGAAACTTGGGTATCAAGACTTGGATTTACCGTGGTGATGTATTGCCACAAAAAAAGAACAGTAAGTAAGGAGGGAAGCAAACATGTTAGTACCAAAGCGTGTTAAGTTCCGTCGTGTACACCGTGGTCACATGCGTGGCGAAGCAAAAGGTGGCAAGACGGTAACATTCGGTGATTTTGGCTTGCAAGCAACAACTTCAAGTTGGATTACTAACCGTCAAATTGAAGCTGCTCGTATTGCAATGACACGTTATATGAAGCGTGGTGGTAAGGTTTGGATTAAAATCTTCCCTCATAAGTCATATACATCTAAAGGTGTCGGTGTTCGAATGGGTAACGGTAAAGGTGCACCCGAAGGTTGGGTTGAACCAGTTAAGCGTGGCAAGGTAATGTTTGAAGTTGCAGGTGTTCCTGAAGCAACTGCTCGTGAAGCATTACGTTTGGCACAACACAAGTTGCCTGTACGTACAAAGATTATTGCTCGGGAGGCTGAATAATGGCTAAAGCAAGTGAATTGAAAGAATTGTCACTTGCGGATTTGCAAAAGCGCGAAGCCGAATTCAAGGAAGAATTATTCAACCTACGTTTTCAATTGGCTACTGGTCAACTAGAAAACACGGCGCGTATCGCACAAGTTCGTAAGGACATTGCACGAGTTAAGACAGTTATTCGTGCACAAGAATTGGCAAACGCCAACAAATAAGACGAAAGGAAGAAGCTGAAAAATGAGTGAAGAACGTAATACTCGTAAGGTTTACCAAGGACGAGTTGTTTCAGATAAGATGAACAAGACAATTACTGTTGCTGTTGATACTTATTTGACACATGATGTCTACGGTAAGCGTGTCAAGTACACAAAGAAGTTCAAGGCCCACGATGAAAACAATGCTGCCAAACAAGGCGATATTGTTCAAATCATGGAAACACGTCCTTTGTCTGCAACTAAGCACTTCCGTTTGGTTAAGATCGTTGAAGAGGCTGTTATTCTTTAATGCTCTACCCAAAACGTCGTAATTAATTGCTAACAAGGAGGAAGAACCATGATTCAACAAGAGAGTCGTTTAAAAGTGGCTGACAACTCTGGCGCACGTGAAATCTTGACGATTAAAGTGCTCGGTGGTTCAGGCCGTAAGTTTGCTGGTGTAGGTGACATGATTGTTGCTACAGTTAAGCAAGCTATCCCTGGTGGTAACGTAAAGAAGGGTGACGTCATTAAGGCTGTTATCGTTCGTACTGTTTCTGACGTTCGTCGTGCAGATGGCTCATACATCAATTTTGATGAAAACGCCGCTGTTATCGTGAAGGACGACAAGTCACCAGTAGGTACACGTATTTTTGGTCCGGTTGCACGTGAATTGCGTGACAACGACTATATGCGTATCGTTTCATTGGCACCAGAAGTGCTCTAATACTGACAAGGAGGAGCCAAATCATGTTTGTAAAAACAGGTGATAAGGTTCGCGTCATTGCCGGCAAAGATAAGGGAAAAGAAGGCACAATCACTAAGACTGTTGCTGGAAAAGATCGCGTCGTTGTCGAAGGCGTGAACATCGTTAAGAAGCATCAAAAGCCTTCTAACGAATATCCACAAGGTGGTGTTATCGATATCGAAGCACCAATCCATGTTTCTAACGTGCAATTGCTTGACCCTTCAACTAACGAACCAACACGTGTTGGATTCAAAGTGGAAGACGGCAAGAAAATTCGCGTATCTAAAAAGTCTGGTAATGTACTAGGCTAATATCGAAAGGTGAAATCATTTTCATGGCTAATGCTTTAAAAGAAAAATATGTTAATGAAGTTCAACCTGCTTTGATCGAAAAGTTTAACTTTAAGTCATCAATGCAAGCCCCAAAGATTGATAAGATCGTCTTGAATATGGGTGTTGGTGATGCGGTTTCAAACTCAAAGAACTTGGATGAAGCGGTTGAAGAATTGAAGTTGATTGCTGGTCAACAACCAGTTATCACAAAGGCAAAGAAGTCAATCGCTGGGTTCCGTTTGCGTGAAGGTATGTCAATCGGAACAAAGGTTACACTACGTGGAGAACGTATGTATGACTTTTTAGACAAGTTGATCAACATTTCATTACCTCGTGTTCGTGATTTCCGTGGTGTATCATCAAAGGCCTTTGATGGCCGTGGTAACTATACACTGGGTATTCGTGAACAATTAATTTTCCCTGAAATTGACTTTGACAAAGTTAACCGCGTACGTGGTTTGGACATTGTTATTGTTACGACAGCGCAAAACGACGAAGAAGGTCGTGAGTTGTTAACACAAATGGGAATGCCATTTGCTAAGTAATTGGTAAATAAAAATGTTGTTGCTCTAAATGAGTGACGCGTTTTTAACTGTTATTGACAGAAATAGTCTATAATAGTTAAGAGCGTGTCATTTTGCATGATTACGTTCAAAATAAAAAGGAGGATATCGATAGATGTCTATGACTGATCCAATTGCTGATTTTTTGACTCGCGTTCGTAATGCCAATTTGGCACGTCACGAAGTAGTTGAAGCTCCAGCATCAAAAATTAAGAAGAGCATCGCTGAAATCTTGAAAGCAGAAGGTTTTATCCGTGACTTTGAATACATCGATGACAACAAGCAAGGTGTTATCCGTGTATTTCTCAAGTATGGGGAAGATCGTAATCGTGTGATTACAGGAATTCAACGTATCTCTAAGCCAGGCTTGCGTAAGTATGCTAAGGCTGAAGAGTTACCAAAAGTTTTGAACGGTTTGGGAATTGCTATTATCTCAACTTCTGCCGGTGTTATTACTGACAAAGAAGCACGTTCTAAGCAAGTCGGTGGCGAAGTTATCGCTTACGTTTGGTAATATATCTAAGAAAGGAGACTTACCATGAGCCGTATTGGAAACAAAACAATCACTTTACCAGCTGATGTAACTGTATCTCAAGAAGGTGCAGTTGTGACAGTTAAAGGACCAAAGGGTGAATTGTCACGTGAAATTGTTTCAGCTATCACAATGACTGTTGAAGGGAACGAAGTTTCTTTCAGCCGTGATAGCGATGACAGCAAGACTCGAGCATTGCATGGCACAACTCGTGCTAACGTTGCAAATATGGTCGAGGGTGTATCTGAAGGTTTCACTAAGACATTGAAGCTTGTCGGTGTTGGATATCGTGCAGCAAAGTCAGGATCAAAATTGACTTTGAGTGTTGGATACTCTCACCCTGTTGACTTTGAAGATCGTGAAGAATTGAGTGTTGAAGTACCAGATGCTTTGACAATCAAAGTTTCAGGAATTTCAAAGCAAAAGGTTGGCGATTTAGCAGCTGAAATTCGTGCCGTACGTTCACCAGAACCTTATAAAGGTAAAGGTATTCGTTACGAAGGCGAAGTTGTACGTCGTAAGGAAGGTAAGACAGGAAAGTAATTTATTACTTTTTGTCTGCCAAAACTTTATTAATAATAAACTTAAAATGGCATTTGCCATAAGAAAAGGAAAGCACAGCTATGATTTCAAAACCAGATAAGAATAAGCTCCGCGTAAAGCGTCATAAGCGCGTTCGTGGAAAAATCTCTGGTACTGCTGCTCGCCCACGTTTGAACGTTTTTCGTTCTAATGCAAACATCTACGCTCAATTAATTGATGACGTAGCGGGTGTAACGCTAGCAAGTGCCTCAAGTCATGATGCCGAAGTAACGGGATCAAAGACAGAACAAGCAGTTAAAGTTGGTGAGTTGATCGCTTCACGTGGTAAGGCCGCAAAGATCGAAGACGTTATTTTCGATCGTGGTGGTTACGTTTATCATGGACGTGTTCAAGCACTAGCAGATTCAGCCCGTGAAAACGGCTTGAAGTTCTAAGGAAAGGAGGAATATAAAAATGGTTGAATTCGTTAATCCTAAGTCACTTGGTGAATTAGAAGAGAACGTTGTTGCTATTAACCGTGTCACAAAGGTTGTCAAAGGTGGTCGTCGCTTGCGTTTCGCAGCTTTGGTCGTTGTTGGTGATAAGCAAGGACACGTTGGTTTTGGTACTGGTAAAGCACAAGAAGTTCCTGAAGCTATCCGCAAGGCTATTGAAGATGCTAAGCGTAAGTTGATTACTGTGCCAACAGTTTCTACAACTATTCCTCATGATGTCCTTGGTGAATGGGGCGGCGGTAAGATTTTAGTTAAGCCCGCCGAAGAAGGATCTGGTGTTGCCGCTGGTGGTGCAGCACGTTCTGTTATGGAACTTGCTGGTATTGCCGATGTGACTGCTAAGTCACTTGGTTCAGCAACACCAATTAACGTTATTCGTGCTACTTTCGACGCTCTTACAAGCTTGAAAGATGCCGAAGAAGTTGCTAAGTTGCGTGGTGTTTCTTTAGAACACTTAGCTGAATAAGGAGCGATAAAATGGCTGATTTGAAAATCACTTTGATTAAGAGTGCGGTTCATCGCTTACCTAAGCAACGCGCGATCGTTAAGTCTCTTGGACTTGGACGCGTATCTAGTTCAGTGGTGAAGCCTAACAACGAAGCTACACGTGGTGCGATTTTTCATATCGCTCACCTAGTTAACGTTGAAGAAGTTAAGTAATTACACAATTAAAATAGGAGGTACCGAAAGATGAATTTGAACGAATTACAACCAGCTGCCGGTTCACGTCATGTACGTAACCGTGTTGGTCGTGGTACATCATCTGGAAACGGTAAGACATCCGGACGTGGTCAAAAGGGTCAAAAGGCTCGTGGCAAAGTGCGTTTGGGGTTTGAAGGTGGTCAAATGCCTTTGTACCGTCGTATTCCAAAGCGTGGATTTACTAACATTTCACGTAAGGAATTCGCAGTTGTTAACTTGAACAAGTTAAACAGCTTTGATGATGGTACAGAAATTACACCAACACTTTTGATTGAAAACGGTATTGTTAAAAATCAAAAGTCTGGTATTAAGATTTTGGCTGTTGGTCAACTTGAAAAGAAGTTGACTGTTAAGGCACATAAGTTCTCTGCAGCAGCAGTTGCTGCAATCGAACAAGCCGGTGGGTCAACTGAGGTACTTTAATGCTTAGCACGTTATTTAATGCAGTACGTGAAAAGGACATTCGTAAAAAATTAGGGTGGACGTTTTTTATTCTGTTTATTTACAGAGTTGGAACGCACATAACTGTGCCTGGTGTTAACCCTTCTGCTATGTCTGAGATGGCTAGTTCCGGATTAATGAACATTTTGAACATCTTTTCTGGTGGTGGCCTGACAAACTACTCGTTGTTCGCAATGGGCGTGTCACCATACGTGACAGCACAAATTATTGTACAACTTTTGCAATTAGATATCGTGCCTCGCTTTGTTGAATGGAGTAAGCAAGGTGAAGTTGGTCGCCGAAAATTGAATAACGCTACGCGGTGGTTAACGCTTGTTCTTGCGTTTGTTCAATCTGTTGGTATCACAGCTGGATTTAATTCATTGTCATCCTATGGATTAGTGAGTCAAACCAATAGCGTAATGTCATTTGTTGTAATCGGTTCTGTTATGACTATTGGAACATTTTTTGCAATGTGGCTTGGTGAAATGATTACTGAAAAAGGCTTAGGAAACGGCGTTTCAATGATTATTTTTGCGGGTATAATCGCCCAAGCACCAGAAGGTTTCTATGAAATTTTCAAAGAAAATATTCTGCAAGCAGACAGTAGTGACATGCTTAATGGTTGGATATTTGTTGTTGTATTAGTTATAGCGATGATTTTAGTGGTTGCATTTACGACATGGTCTTACGAAGGAACTCGTCGATTACAAATGCAGTATACGCGATCTGCCACATCATATGGTAGCGAAGCATATCTGCCACTAAAAGTAAATGTTTCTGGCGTTATACCGGTCATATTTGCCTCATCATTTATTAGTACACCACAAACGGTTATGTTAGCTTTTCAAGACAAATATTCATCAGCCCAGTGGTACCAAATTATGCAACAGATATTCAGTATGACAACGTTGCCTGGTGCAATTTTATATACTGCATTGATTGTTGTTTTCACATATTTTTATGCCTTTGTTCAAGTTAATCCTGATAAGTTATCAGAAAATCTACAAAAGCAAGGTGCATATATTGTTGGTGTTCGTCCCGGTGCAGAAACAAAAGCTTTCGTTTCAAAACTCTTGTTAAATTTGAGCTTTGTTGGATCAATTTTCTTGGGTGTTGTTGCATTGGTTCCGTTGATTGCATCGGATGTCTGGGGACTCAATGAAAAGATTGGTCTTGGTGGTACAAGCCTGTTAATTTCAATAGGTGTCGCTTTGGATCTAATTCGCCAAATTGATGGTTTGATGCAGAAAAAGAATTACGTTGGATTTATTACAAAAGATCAGTTAGCAGCTCGGGAGGCAATCAATGGCTAAAAATTTGATTTTGTTGGGTTTGCCAGGTGCTGGTAAAGGCACACAAGCAGACTTTATTGTGAAGGATTATTCTATTGTTCATATTAGTACTGGAGATATTTTCCGTGCTAATTTGGCAGAGAATACTGAATTAGGACAAAAGGCGCGTCAATTCATGGATGCGGGCGACTTAGTTCCTGACGAAATCACAAATGCTATGGTTGCTGATCGTTTAAACCAACAAGACGTTGAAACTGGTTTTATGCTTGATGGGTACCCTCGTAATGAAGCACAAGCAGTATTCCTAGATAAGTATTTATCAGATAACGGTAAATCTGTGTCAGCAACATTATATTTTGAAGTTGCTGATACATTGTTGCGCGAACGTCTTTTGGGACGTGGTCGAGCAGATGATACACCCGAAGTTATTGACAACCGTTTGGCAGTTAATAAAGCGGCTAACTTGCCTTTGGTAGATTACTATCAAAAAGCAGGTGTGTTGCACACAATCGATGGCGGTCGTGAACTTGCTGATGTGTATCATGATGTTAAGGAAGTTTTGGACAATTTAAATTAATTATTCAAAACGCCATTGTTGAGAGATATCAGTTTTTCTGGTATAA contains:
- the rpsC gene encoding 30S ribosomal protein S3 encodes the protein MGQKINPTGFRVGVIRDWDAKWFADKADYANQLHEDLRIRKYIEKNLADASVDRIEIERTTKSRVDVSIQTAKPGMVIGKGGSEVEKLRTQLAKLTDTDEKGRSKRVFINIVEIKKPDLSAHLVGQQIAGDLERRVAFRRAMRGAIQRATRSGAKGIKVMVSGRLNGADIARIEQYTEGTVPLHTLRADIDYSWDEAMTAYGNLGIKTWIYRGDVLPQKKNSK
- the rplP gene encoding 50S ribosomal protein L16, producing MLVPKRVKFRRVHRGHMRGEAKGGKTVTFGDFGLQATTSSWITNRQIEAARIAMTRYMKRGGKVWIKIFPHKSYTSKGVGVRMGNGKGAPEGWVEPVKRGKVMFEVAGVPEATAREALRLAQHKLPVRTKIIAREAE
- the rpmC gene encoding 50S ribosomal protein L29; the protein is MAKASELKELSLADLQKREAEFKEELFNLRFQLATGQLENTARIAQVRKDIARVKTVIRAQELANANK
- the rpsQ gene encoding 30S ribosomal protein S17, whose translation is MSEERNTRKVYQGRVVSDKMNKTITVAVDTYLTHDVYGKRVKYTKKFKAHDENNAAKQGDIVQIMETRPLSATKHFRLVKIVEEAVIL
- the rplN gene encoding 50S ribosomal protein L14: MIQQESRLKVADNSGAREILTIKVLGGSGRKFAGVGDMIVATVKQAIPGGNVKKGDVIKAVIVRTVSDVRRADGSYINFDENAAVIVKDDKSPVGTRIFGPVARELRDNDYMRIVSLAPEVL
- the rplX gene encoding 50S ribosomal protein L24, which codes for MFVKTGDKVRVIAGKDKGKEGTITKTVAGKDRVVVEGVNIVKKHQKPSNEYPQGGVIDIEAPIHVSNVQLLDPSTNEPTRVGFKVEDGKKIRVSKKSGNVLG
- the rplE gene encoding 50S ribosomal protein L5, with amino-acid sequence MANALKEKYVNEVQPALIEKFNFKSSMQAPKIDKIVLNMGVGDAVSNSKNLDEAVEELKLIAGQQPVITKAKKSIAGFRLREGMSIGTKVTLRGERMYDFLDKLINISLPRVRDFRGVSSKAFDGRGNYTLGIREQLIFPEIDFDKVNRVRGLDIVIVTTAQNDEEGRELLTQMGMPFAK
- the rpsH gene encoding 30S ribosomal protein S8; its protein translation is MSMTDPIADFLTRVRNANLARHEVVEAPASKIKKSIAEILKAEGFIRDFEYIDDNKQGVIRVFLKYGEDRNRVITGIQRISKPGLRKYAKAEELPKVLNGLGIAIISTSAGVITDKEARSKQVGGEVIAYVW
- the rplF gene encoding 50S ribosomal protein L6, with product MSRIGNKTITLPADVTVSQEGAVVTVKGPKGELSREIVSAITMTVEGNEVSFSRDSDDSKTRALHGTTRANVANMVEGVSEGFTKTLKLVGVGYRAAKSGSKLTLSVGYSHPVDFEDREELSVEVPDALTIKVSGISKQKVGDLAAEIRAVRSPEPYKGKGIRYEGEVVRRKEGKTGK
- the rplR gene encoding 50S ribosomal protein L18 produces the protein MISKPDKNKLRVKRHKRVRGKISGTAARPRLNVFRSNANIYAQLIDDVAGVTLASASSHDAEVTGSKTEQAVKVGELIASRGKAAKIEDVIFDRGGYVYHGRVQALADSARENGLKF
- the rpsE gene encoding 30S ribosomal protein S5 encodes the protein MVEFVNPKSLGELEENVVAINRVTKVVKGGRRLRFAALVVVGDKQGHVGFGTGKAQEVPEAIRKAIEDAKRKLITVPTVSTTIPHDVLGEWGGGKILVKPAEEGSGVAAGGAARSVMELAGIADVTAKSLGSATPINVIRATFDALTSLKDAEEVAKLRGVSLEHLAE
- the rpmD gene encoding 50S ribosomal protein L30, producing MADLKITLIKSAVHRLPKQRAIVKSLGLGRVSSSVVKPNNEATRGAIFHIAHLVNVEEVK
- the rplO gene encoding 50S ribosomal protein L15: MNLNELQPAAGSRHVRNRVGRGTSSGNGKTSGRGQKGQKARGKVRLGFEGGQMPLYRRIPKRGFTNISRKEFAVVNLNKLNSFDDGTEITPTLLIENGIVKNQKSGIKILAVGQLEKKLTVKAHKFSAAAVAAIEQAGGSTEVL
- the secY gene encoding preprotein translocase subunit SecY, whose amino-acid sequence is MLSTLFNAVREKDIRKKLGWTFFILFIYRVGTHITVPGVNPSAMSEMASSGLMNILNIFSGGGLTNYSLFAMGVSPYVTAQIIVQLLQLDIVPRFVEWSKQGEVGRRKLNNATRWLTLVLAFVQSVGITAGFNSLSSYGLVSQTNSVMSFVVIGSVMTIGTFFAMWLGEMITEKGLGNGVSMIIFAGIIAQAPEGFYEIFKENILQADSSDMLNGWIFVVVLVIAMILVVAFTTWSYEGTRRLQMQYTRSATSYGSEAYLPLKVNVSGVIPVIFASSFISTPQTVMLAFQDKYSSAQWYQIMQQIFSMTTLPGAILYTALIVVFTYFYAFVQVNPDKLSENLQKQGAYIVGVRPGAETKAFVSKLLLNLSFVGSIFLGVVALVPLIASDVWGLNEKIGLGGTSLLISIGVALDLIRQIDGLMQKKNYVGFITKDQLAAREAING
- a CDS encoding adenylate kinase, with amino-acid sequence MAKNLILLGLPGAGKGTQADFIVKDYSIVHISTGDIFRANLAENTELGQKARQFMDAGDLVPDEITNAMVADRLNQQDVETGFMLDGYPRNEAQAVFLDKYLSDNGKSVSATLYFEVADTLLRERLLGRGRADDTPEVIDNRLAVNKAANLPLVDYYQKAGVLHTIDGGRELADVYHDVKEVLDNLN